Proteins encoded by one window of Vitis vinifera cultivar Pinot Noir 40024 chromosome 10, ASM3070453v1:
- the LOC100245738 gene encoding wall-associated receptor kinase 5, protein MRMLLQVLVSVHLITIIISFVFIAQEAGASMTKPGCPEKCGNITIPYPFGMGKGCYLNRNFEITCNMSSNPPRPLLLQEVQLLQISEDYLRINDIVHHSCFNKQSGKTNSSHVPYNRTHHFSYSHTQNEFIAIGCDIFAYITEDNSKTNATGCASLCNTDEDIATDFSSSACSGIGCCRTYLQTDISRFYLKMRSINMITPIWTSQPCGLAFISERNFSIRQYFNLSSKFLERNLYFVPAVLDWSVGDVSCPEAIRRKNYACGQNTYCHNSIQGQGYKCHCSKGYQGNPYLANGCQDINECNDPDETFCLKIALCTNVPGSYSCTCPTDYHGDGKKDGTGCIRGKHPHLLSLVLSLGVGITVVPFILIATSLRLYRGLEKREKKKIKQKFFKKNGGLLLQQQISSSKESVEKTKLYSVEELEKATDGFNLSRIIGKGGLGTVYKGMLSDGSIVAIKKSNTVDEKQLDQFINEVLILSQINHRHIVKLLGCCLETEVPLLVYEYVSNGPLSHHLHDEGHVYRISWKNRLRIASEIAGALAYLHSHASTAICHRDIKSSNILLDENLRAVLSDFGLSRSIPLDKTHLTALVQGTFGYLDPDYFHSGQLTDKSDVYAFGVVLAELLTGEKAISFDRFEQGLASHFRSAMKQNHLFDILDNQVVNEGQKDDIFAVAKLTKRCLKLNGKKRPTMKQVEIDLQQLGRFQEQFSCQKSMIQEDFSQQQTCQDDCTVSERSHSYTFGPATEEIVQDIEVLFS, encoded by the exons ATGAGGATGCTTCTGCAAGTGCTAGTATCAGTTCATCTCATCACAATCATCATCTCTTTCGTATTTATAGCACAGGAAGCAGGGGCATCTATGACCAAGCCTGGGTGCCCAGAGAAATGTGGGAATATTACCATTCCATATCCATTTGGCATGGGGAAAGGTTGTTACCTGAATAGAAATTTTGAGATCACATGCAACATGTCCTCCAATCCCCCTCGTCCTCTTCTCCTCCAAGAAGTTCAACTTTTGCAGATATCAGAAGACTATCTGCGCATCAACGATATTGTTCACCATAGCTGTTTTAATAAGCAATCAGGGAAGACGAATTCATCACATGTACCATATAACAGAACTCATCATTTCAGTTACTCACACACCCAGAATGAGTTCATAGCCATCGGGTGTGACATATTTGCTTATATCACTGAGGACAACAGTAAAACAAACGCAACTGGGTGTGCATCGCTTTGTAATACTGATGAAGACATCGCTACTGATTTTTCCTCTTCTGCTTGCTCTGGCATTGGTTGCTGCAGGACTTATCTCCAAACAGATATTTCACGGTTTTATCTGAAGATGCGTAGCATCAACATGATCACACCAATCTGGACCTCTCAACCATGTGGCCTTGCTTTCATTTCTGAGAGGAACTTCTCCATACGTCAATATTTTAACCTCTCTAGTaaatttttagagaggaattTGTATTTTGTTCCAGCAGTACTTGACTGGTCAGTTGGGGACGTCTCTTGCCCTGAGGCtatcagaagaaaaaactaTGCGTGTGGCCAGAATACGTACTGCCATAACTCCATCCAGGGCCAGGGGTATAAGTGTCACTGCTCTAAAGGCTACCAAGGGAACCCCTACCTTGCAAACGGCTGCCAAG ATATTAATGAGTGCAACGACCCAGACGAAACTTTTTGCCTCAAGATAGCTCTTTGCACTAATGTCCCTGGCAGTTACTCGTGCACTTGCCCAACTGATTACCATGGAGATGGCAAGAAAGATGGAACTGGGTGCATACGTGGCAAGCATCCACATTTGCTATCATTGGTACTTTCTCTAG GTGTGGGGATTACTGTTGTTCCCTTTATCCTAATTGCTACAAGCTTAAGGTTATACCGAGGACttgagaaaagagagaaaaagaaaataaaacagaaGTTCTTCAAGAAGAATGGAGGTCTGCTATTGCAACAGCAAATTTCTTCTAGCAAGGAAAGTgtagaaaaaacaaaactctATTCGGTAGAAGAGTTGGAGAAAGCAACAGATGGTTTCAATTTAAGTCGAATCATTGGTAAGGGAGGCCTCGGCACAGTATACAAAGGGATGTTATCAGATGGAAGCATTGTAGCCATTAAGAAATCCAATACGGTTGATGAGAAGCAGTTAGACCAGTTCATTAATGAAGTTTTGATTCTTTCACAGATCAACCATAGGCACATAGTAAAACTATTAGGTTGTTGTCTGGAGACTGAAGTACCTTTGCTGGTTTATGAATATGTCTCTAATGGCCCCCTCTCCCACCATCTTCATGATGAGGGTCATGTATATAGAATATCTTGGAAAAATCGGCTGCGAATTGCAAGTGAAATTGCTGGAGCCCTTGCTTATTTGCACTCGCATGCTTCTACAGCCATCTGTCATAGAGATATCAAGTCTAGCAACATATTGTTGGATGAAAACCTCCGGGCTGTACTTTCTGACTTTGGACTCTCAAGGTCAATACCCCTTGACAAAACTCATTTAACTGCATTGGTACAAGGGACATTTGGTTACTTGGATCCTGATTATTTTCATTCAGGTCAATTGACTGATAAAAGTGATGTTTATGCCTTTGGTGTAGTCCTTGCTGAACTTCTGACAGGAGAAAAAGCCATTTCCTTTGATAGATTTGAACAAGGTCTAGCAAGTCATTTTAGATCAGCAATGAAACAAAATCATCTGTTTGATATTCTTGATAACCAAGTTGTAAATGAAGGACAGAAGGATGATATTTTTGCTGTTGCAAAGCTTACTAAGAGATGCCTAAAGTTGAATGGGAAAAAAAGGCCAACCATGAAACAAGTTGAAATAGACCTCCAACAACTGGGCAGATTTCAGGAGCAGTTTTCTTGTCAGAAGTCAATGATTCAAGAGGATTTTTCACAACAGCAAACATGCCAGGACGACTGCACGGTAAGTGAAAGATCCCATTCCTACACATTTGGTCCAGCTACAGAAGAAATCGTTCAAGATATTGAGGTCTTGTTTTCGTAA